The following are from one region of the Leptospira terpstrae serovar Hualin str. LT 11-33 = ATCC 700639 genome:
- a CDS encoding anthranilate synthase component II, with the protein MKVLILDNYDSFTFNLYQIVGEILEERELPFQLDVIRNDEKSFEAIKSANYDKIIISPGPGHPADPAYFGVSADILKELGKTTPVLGICLGMQGMATVFGGEVVRANVAMHGKLSPIEHDGKGVFQGLTQGIEIMRYHSLVAKEISLPKDLEITARVSAGEGKGEIMGLRHKTLKIEGVQFHPESFGSEEGKDLLRNFINS; encoded by the coding sequence ATGAAAGTACTCATTCTAGATAATTACGATTCATTTACATTTAATCTTTATCAAATCGTCGGTGAAATTTTGGAGGAAAGAGAACTTCCTTTTCAGTTGGATGTGATTCGAAATGATGAAAAATCATTTGAAGCAATCAAATCAGCTAACTACGATAAGATTATTATTTCTCCCGGTCCTGGTCATCCTGCAGATCCAGCTTACTTTGGAGTCAGTGCTGATATTTTAAAAGAATTGGGTAAAACAACTCCGGTACTCGGAATTTGTCTCGGCATGCAAGGGATGGCAACTGTCTTTGGTGGGGAAGTGGTTCGTGCCAATGTAGCAATGCATGGAAAACTTTCTCCTATCGAACATGACGGAAAAGGTGTATTTCAAGGGCTTACACAAGGAATCGAAATTATGCGTTACCATTCTTTGGTAGCAAAGGAAATCTCTCTTCCTAAGGATTTGGAAATTACAGCACGAGTATCTGCAGGGGAGGGAAAGGGAGAAATTATGGGACTAAGACACAAAACGTTAAAAATCGAAGGAGTTCAATTCCATCCAGAATCGTTTGGATCCGAAGAAGGAAAAGATCTCTTAAGAAATTTTATCAATTCCTAG
- a CDS encoding LIC_10030 family protein, whose protein sequence is MKIQDYKSINRILNETSAKNKPGEIYVDNLHSPYIQFPEKFVIPGTYVTQPEFGDIKNFVQTVLKFIPEAIEGTFLLPEPRPKRETGKLFFVRPMLFGSSRFLYVFSVDMLYLGGAKSEEIKKPGSQNMTPSILTDRLYFQTKIIHLHSTKEDGEDIVDFEAKRFQGGVFRVESETDDHKPIRKFSEIFDEIDFSETESKIREELGINSEVWKLGRIYSPIGIDYLSLSLRFLIPSLPKTIQQFKTFYPILTETEAGIPEETLKKYHEYLSLFEVERTQSKSGNILWKVIPKSSDN, encoded by the coding sequence ATGAAAATACAAGATTATAAATCAATCAATCGGATTCTTAATGAAACATCCGCCAAAAATAAACCAGGTGAGATCTATGTAGACAACCTACATTCACCTTATATTCAGTTTCCAGAAAAATTTGTTATACCAGGTACCTATGTCACACAACCAGAGTTTGGTGATATTAAGAATTTTGTACAAACAGTTCTTAAATTCATTCCAGAAGCAATTGAAGGAACGTTTTTATTACCCGAACCAAGGCCCAAAAGAGAAACTGGTAAATTATTTTTTGTTCGGCCTATGTTATTTGGTTCATCGCGGTTCCTATATGTTTTTTCTGTAGATATGTTGTATTTGGGTGGTGCCAAGTCAGAAGAAATTAAGAAACCTGGTTCTCAAAATATGACACCATCGATTCTCACCGACAGATTATACTTTCAAACAAAAATCATTCACCTCCATTCTACAAAAGAAGATGGAGAGGATATTGTTGATTTTGAAGCAAAAAGATTTCAGGGTGGGGTCTTTCGAGTAGAATCTGAAACTGATGATCACAAACCTATTCGAAAGTTTTCGGAAATTTTTGACGAAATTGATTTTTCGGAAACAGAATCTAAAATTCGTGAAGAATTAGGAATCAATTCAGAAGTTTGGAAATTAGGAAGAATTTATAGTCCCATCGGTATCGACTATCTTTCTCTTTCATTAAGATTTTTAATCCCAAGTTTGCCAAAAACCATCCAACAATTCAAAACCTTTTATCCTATTCTAACAGAAACAGAAGCCGGAATTCCGGAAGAAACCTTAAAGAAGTATCATGAATATCTTTCCTTATTCGAAGTAGAAAGAACTCAGTCGAAGTCTGGTAATATTTTATGGAAAGTCATTCCAAAATCATCCGATAATTAA
- a CDS encoding inositol monophosphatase family protein, which yields MGISSPTINFPVDETIKRIEYVKANAMGIIHEAKKIQREVSAIRSETDADEKERIDAADGKLGDILIRFLQKSFPKDGIICEDKPTIDGGDFKWILDPVDGSMNFVRGLPLYAISFGLEHRETPVGGVVIVPPQESVYSAVMGEGAYKNGEPIVTSRISELNRAIFSPNLPTKRAHMIQEIMADLSGFLTYARSFRRTGSFVLDACFIAEGVMDAIWEKTVKHWDVSAISVILTEAGGKLTDLNGVHYYTGLPELVASNGVLHSEILNLLKTVRSTVSRN from the coding sequence ATGGGCATATCTTCACCAACCATCAATTTCCCCGTAGATGAAACCATCAAACGGATTGAATACGTAAAAGCAAATGCTATGGGAATTATCCACGAAGCAAAAAAAATCCAACGAGAAGTATCAGCAATTCGATCAGAGACGGATGCAGATGAAAAGGAAAGAATTGATGCCGCCGATGGTAAGTTAGGTGATATCCTGATACGATTTTTACAAAAATCTTTTCCAAAAGATGGAATCATCTGTGAAGACAAACCAACCATAGATGGCGGTGACTTTAAGTGGATACTTGACCCTGTGGACGGTTCTATGAATTTTGTACGCGGACTGCCATTATATGCGATTTCCTTTGGATTGGAACATCGAGAAACACCCGTTGGTGGAGTTGTGATTGTTCCTCCCCAGGAATCTGTTTATTCAGCAGTAATGGGAGAAGGTGCCTATAAAAATGGAGAACCGATTGTCACTTCTAGAATATCAGAATTGAACCGCGCCATTTTTTCGCCAAACCTTCCAACAAAACGAGCCCATATGATCCAAGAGATTATGGCAGACCTTTCCGGTTTTTTAACCTATGCACGTTCTTTTCGAAGGACTGGTTCCTTTGTTCTAGATGCATGTTTTATAGCAGAAGGTGTGATGGATGCTATTTGGGAAAAGACAGTCAAACATTGGGATGTTTCGGCCATTTCGGTGATTTTAACAGAAGCCGGTGGGAAACTGACAGATTTAAATGGAGTCCATTATTATACCGGACTTCCTGAATTAGTGGCTTCTAATGGAGTTTTACATTCTGAAATTTTAAATTTATTAAAGACAGTTCGTTCTACAGTCAGTCGAAATTGA
- the tsaB gene encoding tRNA (adenosine(37)-N6)-threonylcarbamoyltransferase complex dimerization subunit type 1 TsaB, producing MNILYFDTTQDWIQVLIGLHQPKSPFQILAEQTKTTPKESSYKLVEMIRIVLEMANIKKPDLIVVPTGPGSFTGIRITVTTGRDLAQLWKIPVFGIDSLEAYLVGMPNEDRERKTSLLCLDGKQGKYYTKYINDYVFSESFDLTPESIELKITNTEWTPNNWYYTGNLPKFYPETATKIEATKLNLSSILEYSLEQYFKSEQNKNDYLSLLPNYIRGTYVDHK from the coding sequence ATGAACATTCTTTATTTTGATACAACACAAGATTGGATTCAGGTTTTGATTGGTTTGCACCAGCCAAAATCTCCCTTCCAAATTTTAGCGGAACAGACCAAAACCACACCAAAAGAGTCTTCTTACAAATTAGTAGAGATGATTCGGATTGTATTGGAAATGGCGAATATAAAAAAACCAGACCTAATTGTTGTGCCTACCGGTCCTGGTTCTTTTACAGGAATTCGCATAACAGTCACTACAGGAAGAGACCTCGCACAGTTATGGAAGATCCCGGTTTTTGGTATCGATAGTTTGGAAGCTTATCTAGTTGGCATGCCAAATGAAGATAGAGAAAGGAAAACTTCTTTGCTTTGTTTAGATGGCAAACAGGGTAAATATTACACAAAATATATAAATGATTATGTATTCTCTGAATCTTTTGACCTGACTCCCGAATCAATTGAATTGAAAATTACAAATACCGAATGGACACCTAACAATTGGTACTATACAGGAAATTTGCCTAAGTTTTACCCAGAAACGGCAACAAAAATTGAAGCGACAAAGTTGAATCTTTCGTCTATACTAGAGTATAGTTTGGAACAATACTTCAAATCAGAACAAAATAAAAACGACTATTTATCTCTCCTGCCTAATTACATTCGCGGGACCTATGTAGATCACAAATGA
- a CDS encoding LIC10025 family lipoprotein: protein MEFLKKKYNLRKYLFFAFLVITVSNCFQKNENYYQFWKGYDHLQRSIKSTSKNEVYFAALAGSLSEENESQLQKSPEGYPFLSLSGNIDNQQNWNLHWNEPEPPKYDYLAKVTFVPKQWEEHEIYAVERKIIHKLNGYQPRDFFKWFHDFALAINDHNAYQSLKSSSQNLQFLCSAMQCHVTENAEWHTLEFTINEDTKSKFPGFYQRTGSRLEKTKLNIEVWDKLNPTHRFKITNMGKAIQFHFPINPPADYFLSPKEIRFLGDIEIRSFGITVKINNLEYKLKTSFENQTDTLNGHFVRIGKKEINGSFFYIIPQGFVNFFIPGNMDEYFNEFFTLLIQGTQGKGGSQIHATFRKSPRGQINTITTYNETKRKRFSLFGGDDSQKASNDFDFFAAWEEAMLQDLK from the coding sequence ATGGAATTCTTAAAAAAGAAATATAACTTAAGAAAATATTTATTCTTCGCATTTCTAGTAATAACTGTTTCGAATTGTTTTCAAAAAAATGAAAACTATTATCAGTTTTGGAAAGGATATGACCATTTACAACGATCCATCAAATCTACTTCCAAAAACGAAGTTTATTTTGCAGCCCTTGCCGGTAGCCTTAGCGAAGAAAACGAATCTCAATTACAAAAATCACCTGAAGGTTATCCGTTTCTTTCTCTCTCTGGTAATATTGACAACCAACAGAATTGGAACTTACATTGGAATGAACCCGAACCACCTAAATACGATTATTTGGCAAAAGTTACTTTTGTCCCAAAACAATGGGAAGAACATGAAATTTATGCTGTGGAAAGAAAAATCATCCACAAACTGAATGGTTACCAACCACGAGATTTTTTCAAATGGTTTCATGATTTTGCTTTAGCCATCAATGACCACAATGCCTACCAATCTTTAAAATCATCTTCACAAAACTTACAGTTTCTTTGCAGTGCTATGCAATGTCATGTAACTGAAAATGCTGAATGGCATACTTTAGAATTTACAATTAACGAGGATACAAAAAGTAAGTTTCCTGGATTTTATCAACGCACAGGATCTCGATTAGAAAAAACCAAACTGAATATTGAAGTTTGGGATAAATTGAATCCAACACATAGATTTAAAATTACAAATATGGGAAAAGCGATCCAATTTCATTTTCCCATCAATCCACCGGCAGATTATTTCCTTTCTCCAAAAGAAATTCGATTTTTAGGAGATATTGAAATTCGATCATTTGGAATCACAGTGAAAATTAACAACTTGGAATATAAATTAAAAACAAGTTTCGAGAATCAAACAGATACTCTTAATGGACATTTTGTACGGATTGGCAAAAAGGAAATCAATGGAAGTTTTTTTTACATCATTCCCCAAGGGTTTGTAAACTTTTTTATCCCAGGAAATATGGATGAATACTTTAATGAGTTTTTTACCCTACTCATCCAAGGAACCCAAGGAAAAGGTGGGTCTCAAATCCATGCAACATTTCGAAAATCTCCTCGGGGACAAATCAACACAATTACTACATACAATGAAACAAAACGAAAACGTTTTTCTTTGTTTGGCGGCGATGATTCCCAAAAAGCCAGTAATGATTTTGATTTTTTTGCCGCATGGGAAGAGGCCATGTTACAAGATTTGAAGTAG
- a CDS encoding TlpA family protein disulfide reductase, giving the protein MNTLKTVCRSVFFVLVFAFISAEEWNAQSMPQFQMKDQYGQSYSDSSVKGKPVVLMGCFLRDLELCRKQGRKLYWKMQNLLWKDSSKVNFLLYLDFQETNKLVEDYLEESKTKQYESILLDRKGQLSVGLTKGESYLRIFNKSGKLISSSYQEQMDEELIQVIYGILKKEI; this is encoded by the coding sequence ATGAATACATTGAAAACCGTGTGCCGGTCTGTATTTTTTGTATTGGTTTTTGCTTTTATCTCTGCAGAGGAATGGAATGCACAGTCCATGCCACAGTTTCAGATGAAGGACCAATATGGGCAATCGTATTCTGACAGTTCTGTAAAAGGAAAACCCGTTGTTTTAATGGGATGTTTTCTCCGCGATTTGGAACTCTGTCGCAAACAAGGCCGTAAACTCTATTGGAAAATGCAAAATTTGCTTTGGAAAGACAGTTCTAAAGTAAATTTCCTTTTGTATTTGGATTTCCAGGAAACGAACAAACTTGTGGAAGATTACCTTGAAGAATCCAAAACAAAACAATACGAAAGCATTCTTTTAGATCGCAAAGGCCAACTTTCTGTTGGTCTAACCAAAGGCGAATCGTATTTACGCATATTTAACAAATCAGGGAAATTGATTTCTTCTTCTTATCAGGAACAGATGGATGAAGAACTCATCCAAGTAATCTATGGAATTCTTAAAAAAGAAATATAA
- the tsaE gene encoding tRNA (adenosine(37)-N6)-threonylcarbamoyltransferase complex ATPase subunit type 1 TsaE — MKANFLSLRESELTPLFLSLDQLVTQYLKKNIYPILLLTGEMGAGKTTFIREWFRRFGTESLINSPTFSLYNIYDSPNFRLFHFDLYRIKFPEELDELGFEEIWGKEGVSAIEWWPIAEAYLPKSNRIVLSIESDSIEFRSYTLEWSENEIQ, encoded by the coding sequence ATGAAGGCGAATTTTCTCTCTTTGAGAGAATCAGAACTGACTCCCTTGTTTCTAAGTTTAGATCAGTTGGTGACGCAGTATCTGAAAAAAAATATCTACCCCATTCTACTGCTGACTGGTGAAATGGGTGCAGGTAAAACTACCTTCATTCGAGAGTGGTTTCGCCGGTTTGGAACTGAAAGTTTAATCAATTCCCCTACTTTTTCTTTATACAATATTTACGATTCGCCTAACTTTCGATTGTTTCATTTTGATCTTTACCGTATCAAATTTCCTGAAGAGCTCGATGAATTGGGATTTGAAGAAATTTGGGGAAAGGAAGGAGTCTCGGCAATCGAATGGTGGCCAATTGCAGAAGCTTATCTACCAAAATCAAATCGAATCGTACTTTCCATCGAGTCTGATTCCATCGAGTTTCGGTCTTATACTTTAGAATGGTCAGAAAACGAGATCCAATGA
- a CDS encoding anthranilate synthase component I family protein, whose amino-acid sequence MSQTLPKIKIPKKPNYTSLLLPEGIEFWELFRVVEAKYENCFLLESAGDNQYDSRYSVMGFQPSHLLVGETGVLEIDGKKYSVENPYYALRELTDYNSLSISYAGGFVGYLGYQSMQFFEPKLKLEPHPDFPAMIFGLYLDGLIYDKFTGELIYFDNGTNRIEEVNQILKFAVNQKSEKPKAKVSLLHAGLSKEVHKQMVEEALEEVKAGNTFQCQIGFEEIYQVEGNPLAIYETLREINPSPHMYYVKFGSRAILGASPELLFRLRQGEMESFPLAGTTKRGVDAKEDTLLARKLLTDPKEIAEHNMLIDLHRNDVGRVAKFGTVKVRRRFDVKRFSHVQHISSEVVGILSSKEDMFSGLASSFPAGTLSGAPKIESMKIIERIEKSPRGPYGGAVGSFGLNGDCTFAIPIRSFFVNGNKGFVRASGGIVFDSKPEDEYQEIINKMASVRKALDLHKKS is encoded by the coding sequence ATGAGCCAAACACTTCCTAAAATCAAGATCCCCAAAAAACCCAATTATACTTCATTGCTGTTACCAGAAGGAATCGAGTTTTGGGAACTCTTTCGGGTTGTGGAGGCAAAATACGAAAATTGTTTTTTGCTCGAATCAGCAGGAGACAACCAATACGACTCTCGATATTCTGTCATGGGATTTCAACCTTCTCACTTGCTTGTGGGAGAAACGGGTGTTTTAGAAATTGATGGGAAAAAATACTCTGTAGAAAACCCATACTATGCTCTCAGAGAACTTACAGATTATAATTCGCTAAGTATAAGTTATGCGGGTGGATTTGTAGGTTATTTAGGTTATCAAAGTATGCAATTCTTTGAACCTAAACTGAAATTGGAACCCCATCCAGATTTCCCAGCTATGATCTTTGGTTTGTATTTGGATGGACTCATATACGATAAATTTACTGGTGAATTGATCTATTTTGATAATGGAACCAATCGTATCGAAGAAGTGAACCAAATCCTGAAATTTGCGGTTAACCAAAAATCTGAGAAACCAAAAGCAAAAGTTTCGCTGTTACATGCGGGTTTATCCAAAGAAGTTCACAAACAAATGGTAGAAGAGGCTTTAGAAGAAGTAAAAGCAGGCAATACATTTCAATGCCAAATAGGATTTGAAGAAATCTACCAAGTTGAAGGAAATCCTTTAGCCATTTATGAAACACTCAGAGAAATCAATCCCTCTCCTCATATGTATTATGTAAAATTTGGTTCAAGAGCTATTTTGGGCGCAAGCCCTGAGTTATTATTTAGATTACGGCAAGGAGAAATGGAATCCTTTCCGTTGGCGGGAACCACCAAACGGGGAGTTGACGCCAAAGAAGATACACTTCTTGCAAGAAAACTACTCACAGATCCAAAAGAAATAGCAGAACACAATATGCTCATTGACCTTCACCGTAACGATGTGGGAAGAGTGGCAAAATTTGGAACAGTCAAAGTGCGCAGACGTTTTGATGTTAAAAGATTTTCTCATGTGCAGCATATATCTAGCGAAGTAGTAGGAATTCTTTCTTCCAAAGAAGATATGTTTTCGGGACTTGCTTCTTCTTTTCCCGCAGGGACCTTATCGGGTGCACCGAAAATAGAATCCATGAAAATCATTGAACGAATTGAAAAGTCGCCAAGGGGTCCTTATGGAGGTGCTGTGGGGAGTTTTGGTTTGAACGGCGATTGTACGTTTGCAATCCCCATTCGTAGTTTTTTTGTGAATGGAAACAAAGGATTTGTCCGGGCTTCTGGTGGTATTGTTTTTGATTCCAAACCGGAAGATGAATACCAAGAAATCATCAATAAAATGGCTTCCGTTCGTAAAGCATTAGATTTACATAAAAAATCTTAA
- a CDS encoding beta-galactosidase, producing the protein MIFGACYYPEQWNPKDWDEDLKIMKEMGLSSVRLAEFAWGIMEPKEGKFDFSLFDAVLKKIQEHGMTAILGTPTATFPPWLYKKFPEIVQVSKEGIVRGIGTRRQACFSSPAYKKATERIVTAMAKHFGNHPAVVGWQIDNEPGHEGSDVDYSPLALKNFRLWLKTKYKTLDSLNKRWGNIFWGVIYSDWNEIPLPAAHVASNFNPAMIQDYYRFQSDELVSYIHFQADILRKYSKNKPLTTNLYPSPFLPVTDMSALFSKLDYVSWDNYPVWGNQQEPYPHPLVTATQQYSRGLKNKPYTVMEQFSGVQGHDTLGYLPPPGQIGLWLTQAIVNGANQIYFFRYRTARFGQEQLCYGILDHGKRKTAKYFELKDTIEEIKEFANDIADSPYKAEVAILHDIENSRNYKHQPLSDGLKFSPVPFAQVGYDIELATWFAGTNVLNVNSHSLSVHSDNVWSQYKVLTLPLYTMFDPQVVEKLKTYVINGGTLVLGYRAGIKDKDHWMVEEPVPGVFAEMAGVEVFQFEAPATDKVGIRMGILPLKGSKFCEILEPTTAKVIAKYNDSKKFYSGKPAITKNEYGKGKVYYVGTSLTPESFILLYRKILKEAGVRFGFLGASIERHHREGKQFNYEITMNHSPRYKLAGLSILKPFGYKIKKIRK; encoded by the coding sequence ATGATCTTTGGTGCCTGTTATTACCCCGAACAATGGAACCCTAAGGACTGGGATGAAGACCTAAAAATAATGAAAGAGATGGGTCTTTCTTCCGTAAGGTTGGCAGAATTTGCTTGGGGAATTATGGAACCAAAGGAAGGAAAGTTCGACTTTTCTTTGTTTGATGCGGTTTTAAAAAAAATCCAAGAACATGGGATGACTGCGATTTTAGGAACTCCCACAGCTACCTTTCCCCCTTGGTTGTATAAAAAATTTCCAGAAATAGTTCAAGTTTCCAAAGAAGGAATTGTGAGAGGAATTGGCACAAGGCGTCAGGCTTGTTTTTCCTCCCCGGCCTACAAAAAAGCGACTGAACGAATTGTTACCGCTATGGCAAAACATTTCGGAAATCATCCTGCTGTTGTTGGTTGGCAAATTGATAACGAACCAGGACATGAAGGTTCTGATGTTGATTATTCTCCCTTGGCATTAAAAAACTTTAGACTTTGGTTAAAAACTAAATACAAAACTTTAGATTCGCTTAACAAACGTTGGGGGAATATATTTTGGGGAGTGATTTATTCTGATTGGAATGAAATTCCCTTACCAGCGGCCCATGTTGCTAGTAATTTCAATCCTGCAATGATTCAAGATTATTATAGGTTTCAGTCGGATGAACTTGTTTCTTATATTCACTTTCAGGCTGACATTTTACGTAAGTACAGTAAGAATAAACCTCTTACTACCAATCTTTATCCTTCTCCTTTTTTGCCAGTGACCGATATGTCTGCCTTATTTTCTAAGTTGGACTATGTGTCTTGGGACAACTATCCTGTTTGGGGGAACCAACAAGAACCATACCCTCACCCACTGGTTACAGCAACCCAACAGTATTCTCGTGGGTTAAAAAACAAACCATACACTGTTATGGAACAGTTCTCTGGCGTCCAAGGACATGATACTTTAGGTTATCTTCCACCTCCAGGACAAATCGGGCTTTGGCTCACGCAAGCGATTGTCAATGGGGCAAATCAAATTTACTTTTTTCGTTACCGCACGGCTCGTTTTGGCCAGGAACAATTGTGTTACGGAATTTTAGACCATGGAAAAAGAAAAACAGCCAAATACTTTGAGTTAAAAGATACCATTGAGGAAATTAAAGAATTTGCTAATGATATAGCTGATTCGCCTTACAAGGCAGAGGTGGCAATCCTACATGATATTGAAAATTCTCGTAATTATAAACACCAACCTTTAAGTGATGGATTGAAATTTTCTCCTGTACCATTCGCACAGGTGGGTTATGATATAGAGCTTGCTACTTGGTTTGCAGGTACCAATGTCTTAAATGTAAATTCCCATTCTTTATCTGTTCATTCTGACAATGTTTGGTCTCAGTACAAAGTCCTAACACTACCACTTTATACTATGTTTGATCCGCAAGTTGTGGAAAAACTAAAAACCTATGTGATAAATGGGGGAACTTTAGTTCTTGGCTATCGCGCTGGTATCAAGGATAAAGATCATTGGATGGTGGAAGAACCAGTTCCAGGTGTATTTGCTGAGATGGCGGGAGTGGAAGTATTTCAATTTGAGGCACCGGCAACAGACAAAGTAGGAATCAGAATGGGAATTTTACCTTTAAAAGGGTCTAAGTTTTGTGAAATCCTAGAACCAACTACGGCAAAGGTAATTGCAAAGTACAACGACTCCAAAAAGTTTTATTCTGGAAAACCTGCCATCACAAAGAATGAATACGGTAAGGGAAAAGTTTATTATGTAGGAACTTCCTTAACCCCTGAAAGTTTTATCCTTTTGTACCGAAAGATATTAAAAGAAGCGGGTGTAAGGTTTGGTTTTCTGGGAGCGAGTATAGAACGTCACCACCGTGAAGGAAAACAATTCAATTATGAAATTACGATGAACCATTCCCCTCGTTACAAGTTGGCTGGACTATCTATATTGAAACCATTTGGTTATAAAATCAAAAAAATTCGAAAATAG
- a CDS encoding superoxide dismutase, with product MEHKLPELPYAKDALLPHISAETLEFHYGKHHQTYVTNLNNLIKGTEFENASLEEIVKKSTGGIFNNAAQIWNHTFYWHSLSPKGGGAPTGAVADLITKSFGSFDAFKEKFSQSAITNFGSGWTWLVKKGDGVEIVNTSNAGSPLKDGLQSLLTIDVWEHAYYIDFRNARPKYVEAFWNLVNWDFANQNLK from the coding sequence ATGGAACATAAACTCCCAGAACTTCCTTATGCAAAGGATGCCCTTCTTCCCCATATTTCTGCTGAAACTCTCGAGTTTCACTACGGAAAACACCACCAAACTTACGTTACCAATCTCAATAACCTAATCAAAGGTACTGAATTTGAAAACGCTAGCCTTGAAGAGATTGTAAAAAAATCGACCGGCGGAATTTTCAATAATGCTGCTCAGATTTGGAACCATACCTTCTATTGGCATTCTCTTTCTCCAAAAGGTGGCGGAGCTCCTACAGGTGCTGTGGCAGATCTAATCACTAAGTCTTTTGGTTCATTTGATGCTTTCAAAGAAAAGTTTTCACAATCTGCCATTACTAACTTTGGTTCTGGTTGGACTTGGCTCGTCAAAAAAGGTGATGGTGTAGAAATCGTGAATACGAGCAATGCTGGAAGCCCTTTGAAAGATGGACTCCAATCTTTGCTTACAATCGACGTTTGGGAACATGCTTATTACATCGATTTTCGCAATGCTCGACCAAAATATGTGGAAGCATTCTGGAATTTAGTCAATTGGGACTTCGCTAACCAAAATTTAAAATAA
- a CDS encoding Hsp33 family molecular chaperone HslO — protein sequence MSDKVILGISNTHHYRFTLVDLTETAKEAMFLHSLNKEMSVFLSKTMMGALFLAEMTKNQQKVSIQWKDDSNKQALAYSDRYGKMKSVAYSASHEEGDIRNEFILGQGIMKVIRWDFDSDTYQSYTNLVEDTFEVNFIKYLTESEQIKAIVGMEVFPFDFPGNDFYAKGLFFEALPDAPEESFQFLISKIQPMVKKESFWAMGLDEMFLSLQTEIGSDLEILSNETPEFLCDCSRHKVADIIASLGKQEADSIIDEMGKIEITCEFCRTAYQFDSFDVEKFFNQ from the coding sequence ATGTCTGACAAAGTTATTTTAGGTATATCCAACACCCACCACTATCGATTTACACTAGTCGATCTCACGGAAACCGCTAAAGAAGCGATGTTTCTACATTCTCTTAACAAGGAAATGTCCGTATTTCTTTCCAAAACTATGATGGGTGCGTTGTTTCTCGCAGAGATGACTAAAAACCAACAAAAGGTTAGCATTCAATGGAAAGATGATTCCAATAAACAAGCATTAGCTTATAGTGATCGTTATGGAAAAATGAAATCTGTGGCTTATTCTGCAAGCCATGAAGAAGGAGATATCAGAAATGAATTTATCTTAGGACAAGGAATTATGAAAGTAATTCGTTGGGACTTTGATTCTGATACCTACCAATCCTATACCAATCTTGTAGAAGATACTTTTGAAGTTAATTTTATAAAATATTTAACTGAGTCAGAACAAATCAAAGCCATTGTTGGAATGGAAGTATTTCCTTTTGATTTTCCTGGAAATGATTTTTATGCGAAGGGTTTGTTTTTTGAAGCACTGCCCGATGCTCCAGAAGAAAGTTTTCAATTTCTCATTTCAAAAATACAACCTATGGTGAAAAAAGAATCCTTTTGGGCCATGGGGTTGGATGAGATGTTTCTATCCTTACAAACTGAAATTGGATCTGATTTAGAAATCTTAAGTAACGAAACTCCCGAATTTTTATGCGATTGTTCTAGGCATAAAGTTGCCGACATCATTGCATCGCTTGGTAAACAAGAAGCTGATTCCATTATCGATGAAATGGGAAAAATCGAAATCACTTGTGAATTTTGTCGAACAGCATATCAATTTGATTCCTTCGATGTGGAGAAGTTCTTTAACCAATGA